CCGACGGCGGCCGAGCGTGACGCGGCGCTCGATGACCATCTCGATGAGACCACGCTGCGCCATCAGGTGCAGCGCATCCGCGACGAGGGGAGCAGGCCACGGTGACCCGAACGTGGGCCCGACGGTCGAAGAACCGATGACAGGCAGACGCGACAGCCCGGTACGGCTTCATCTTGTGGGGGGCTTCCTCGGTTCCGGAAAGACCACCCTGCTGCGGCGCCTGCTGCGTGAAGGGCTCTACGGCGAGAAGGTGGTCGTTCTCGTCAACGAGTTCGGCGACGTGGGCATAGACGGCCCGCTGCTGCGCAAGGCGGGCAGCGACGTGGTCGAGCTGTCGAACGGCTGCGTCTGCTGCCAGATCGGCAAGGACATGCTCGCATCGGTGTTCGAGATGATCCGCGCCTACGATCCGGCGCGCGTCGTCATCGAGCTGACAGGGGTCGCCGAGCCTGGGCGCGTGCTCTCGTCGCTGTCGTACTCGTCCGAGCTGATGGAGAAGGCGAGGCTCGAGCCCACCATCTGCGTCATCGACTGTCATGCCTTCCCGCACCTGACCCGCGAGATGGAGTACTTCTTCTACTGCCAGGCGCAGGCTGCCGACATCATCCTGCTGAACAAGGCCGACCTCGTCGAGCGCGAGGCCGTCTCGAAGGTCGAGGCCGCGGTGCGCGACTACAGCCCCCGCGCCTTCTTCTTCACCACGCGGCACTGCGAGATCGATCTGGCCGTGCTCTTCGACAGGGAGGCCGCGCCGGAGCGACCGCCCGCGACCGTTCCCGCTCCAGGGTGCGGACACGACCACGAAGGCCCCTGCACCCACGACGACGTCGTGGGCGAGAGCGCACCGGTCGGCGAGGAACGCCCCGCTGCCCCCATCTTCGACACCTTCGTCTGGCGCGATACCGACCTGGTGTTCGACCGCGCCCGTCTCGAGGCCTGGACCGAGAGCCTTCCCCTCCACCTGTTCCGGGTCAAGGGGACCGTGCGCCTGGCGGAAGGCACATTCTTCCTCAACTGGGTGAGAGGGAGCCTCGGCTGGGAGCCAGCCGCAGAAGACGACCCGAATCCGACGACCCTGGTCTTCATCGGTCAGGAGATCGCGCCCGCCGCGTTCGACGAAGGCCTGCGGGCATGCAGGAAGCAGCGCGCAAGAGGCCTGCGGCTCACTCCCGCGACCACTCTGCAGAGCACCGACCGCGATCAATGAGCGAACGTCAGTCCGACAGACGCGTTCGGCGCCGCGAGATACCAGCCGGGGTGGAACGCCCCGCGCGGACCGTTCTCACAGCGCGTGAGATCGAGAGACGCCTCGCTCGAGGCGCCGCGCGCGAGCACGGTGCTCCCCCGCGCAAGGGCGCAGTGAAGGGCGAAGAGACCGTCGTAGGGATTGGGAGAGCCCGCGAAATACCCCCCCGCATGACCGCTCAGATAGAGATACTTCGACCCACACGGGTGAACCGACTCTCCTGATCGGAACGCAACCCCTTGTGCGCAGAGCGCTTCAAACGCCTCCGGCGCATCTCGCGCAGGGCTGCCGGCCGTGAAGACCACGGTGCGCTCGAGCCCGAGATGCGTGAGATCGACCGGCGGGGGACCCGACATGGTGATCTCGCGGTCGTGGATGCGAACCCACCAGTCGAGCGCCGGATAGAACATGAACGTGTACAGCGGCTGCCTGCCGTCATGGAGTCCGACGATGGTCGAGAACCATTCGTGACCGGCCACATAGCGACTCGTGCCATCGATGGGGTCGAGGGTGATGGAGAGCGCCCCACGAGGCGCAAAGCGACCGCGCAGGTCGACCTGGCCGGGCAAGGGTGTCTCCTCGGCGACCAGGGTGCAGAAGTCAAGGCCGGCCTCCACGAGTCCAGCCACGATGACCTCCTGGACGGCACGGTCTGCGCGCGTGACCACGTCGATGCGGAAGTCGCCGGTTGCAGCCTTCAGCTCGGCATCAACCTCGTGCTGGAGAGCGTGCGCAAGCCGCCCCCCCGAGATGAAGAGCGGCTCGAGCGCCGAGAGGCGGGCCATGGCGACGGCCGCCTCATCGGTGACGCAGCGATCAGCGGTGAAGCGCCAGTGCGGGTTCAGCAGCACCCCGCTCAGACACCGTACGTGCCGGCGGTGACGGCACCGCCTTGCCCCGTCCAGTTGGTGTGGAAGAACTCGCCCCGCGGGCGGTCTACGCGCTCGTAGGTGTGCGCGCCGAAGTAGTCGCGCAGCGCCTGGACGATGTTGGCCGGCAGGCGCCCCCGACGATAGCCGTCATAGAACGCCAGCGCGCTCGACAGCGCGGGCACGGGAACGCCCGCCGTCACGGCGCGGGCGACGATGCGACGCCACGGCCCCTCGCCCTCCTCGACCTGGGCTTTGAAGTACGGGTCGAGCATCAGGTTGACGAGGTCCGGCGTCCGGT
This is a stretch of genomic DNA from Pseudomonadota bacterium. It encodes these proteins:
- a CDS encoding GTP-binding protein — translated: MTISMRPRCAIRCSASATRGAGHGDPNVGPTVEEPMTGRRDSPVRLHLVGGFLGSGKTTLLRRLLREGLYGEKVVVLVNEFGDVGIDGPLLRKAGSDVVELSNGCVCCQIGKDMLASVFEMIRAYDPARVVIELTGVAEPGRVLSSLSYSSELMEKARLEPTICVIDCHAFPHLTREMEYFFYCQAQAADIILLNKADLVEREAVSKVEAAVRDYSPRAFFFTTRHCEIDLAVLFDREAAPERPPATVPAPGCGHDHEGPCTHDDVVGESAPVGEERPAAPIFDTFVWRDTDLVFDRARLEAWTESLPLHLFRVKGTVRLAEGTFFLNWVRGSLGWEPAAEDDPNPTTLVFIGQEIAPAAFDEGLRACRKQRARGLRLTPATTLQSTDRDQ